In Actinomycetota bacterium, one DNA window encodes the following:
- a CDS encoding enoyl-CoA hydratase-related protein — MSEAAVSPGVVNLTVDVRGVARLELNRPEVRNALDGDLMSALAEAASGLPDHARVLVISGAGPVFCAGADLKWMASVAGSTDPSAGDSSRLSRLFDALDSCPVPVIARVHGAAMAGAAGIVACADVAVAARSTKFAFTEVRLGLVPAVISPYVVRKVGYAFARAAFMSGEPFDAERACEAGLVHRAVDESELDEVVESYVRLFLAAAPGAVRRTRRLVDEVIGRTPAEVRDLTVRTIAEARAGEEAQEGIKAFFEKRPPRWAAPGGPA, encoded by the coding sequence GTGAGCGAGGCGGCGGTGAGCCCGGGCGTGGTGAACCTGACCGTGGACGTCCGGGGCGTCGCTCGCCTGGAGCTCAACCGTCCCGAGGTCCGCAACGCGCTGGACGGCGACCTCATGAGCGCGCTCGCCGAGGCCGCGTCCGGACTGCCGGATCACGCCAGGGTCCTGGTGATCTCGGGGGCCGGTCCTGTGTTCTGCGCGGGAGCGGACCTGAAGTGGATGGCGAGCGTCGCCGGCAGCACGGATCCGTCGGCGGGCGACTCGTCCCGGCTGTCGCGGCTGTTTGATGCGCTGGACTCGTGCCCGGTTCCGGTGATTGCGCGGGTCCACGGCGCCGCCATGGCGGGGGCCGCCGGGATCGTCGCGTGCGCCGACGTCGCCGTGGCCGCCCGGTCCACGAAGTTCGCCTTCACAGAGGTCCGGCTGGGGCTGGTTCCGGCGGTCATCTCCCCCTACGTGGTCCGCAAGGTCGGCTATGCGTTCGCCAGAGCGGCGTTCATGTCCGGGGAGCCGTTTGACGCCGAGCGCGCATGCGAAGCTGGACTCGTGCACCGCGCCGTGGACGAGTCCGAGCTCGACGAGGTGGTGGAGTCCTACGTCCGGCTTTTCCTGGCTGCCGCCCCGGGGGCCGTCCGCAGGACGCGGCGGCTCGTGGACGAGGTCATCGGCCGCACCCCCGCCGAGGTCAGGGACCTGACGGTGCGCACCATCGCAGAGGCGCGCGCCGGCGAGGAGGCACAGGAGGGCATCAAGGCCTTCTTCGAAAAGCGCCCTCCCCGCTGGGCTGCCCCCGGGGGCCCCGCATGA
- a CDS encoding DUF5679 domain-containing protein: MANYEGYCVKCKEKREFQGEVKELANGSKAAQGACPKCGTKMTRMLPKSA; this comes from the coding sequence ATGGCCAACTACGAGGGCTACTGCGTCAAGTGCAAGGAGAAGCGGGAGTTCCAGGGCGAGGTCAAAGAGCTGGCGAACGGCTCCAAGGCCGCCCAGGGAGCGTGTCCCAAGTGCGGGACGAAGATGACGCGAATGCTTCCCAAGAGCGCTTAA
- a CDS encoding acyl-CoA dehydrogenase family protein, whose translation MDYALDPEHIEFRKVVRSFAETVIAPHSADFDERAEFPTDLVLQCGRQGFLGLPIPEEYGGAGADYISYLLCVEELARIDPSIAITVEAHTSLVCNLLFHFGDENQKKTWLTPLAQGGKIGAFGLTEPGAGSDAGGTRTTARRTDGGYVINGSKIFITNAGTDISLLTICTARTEDGEISAFIVPNGTPGFEVGRKLRKLGWHASDTRELAFTDCFVPEENLLGEPGRGFRQFLAQLDDGRIAISALAVGQSQGCLDECLSYVRERKQFGKSIGEFQAIQFKLADMATKIHHARLAVYHAGRLRQDGKPYKQEASMVKLFSTEMAVDIAREAVQVHGGYGFIEEFPVARFYRDAKVLEIGEGTSEVQRMIIARQLGMDPGTRPRGA comes from the coding sequence ATGGACTACGCCCTGGACCCCGAGCACATCGAGTTCCGCAAGGTCGTCCGGTCGTTCGCGGAGACGGTCATCGCGCCCCACTCGGCGGACTTCGACGAGCGGGCGGAGTTCCCAACCGACCTCGTCCTGCAGTGCGGACGTCAGGGGTTCCTCGGCCTGCCGATCCCCGAGGAGTACGGCGGTGCGGGCGCCGACTACATCTCGTACCTGCTGTGCGTCGAGGAGCTTGCGCGGATCGACCCGTCCATCGCGATCACCGTCGAGGCGCACACGTCGCTGGTTTGCAACCTGCTGTTCCACTTCGGTGACGAGAACCAGAAGAAGACCTGGCTGACACCGCTCGCTCAGGGCGGCAAAATCGGCGCCTTCGGCCTGACCGAGCCGGGAGCAGGCTCCGACGCCGGCGGCACGCGGACCACCGCCCGCCGCACAGACGGCGGTTACGTCATCAACGGGTCCAAGATCTTCATCACCAACGCCGGCACGGACATCTCACTCCTGACGATCTGCACCGCCCGCACAGAGGACGGAGAGATCTCCGCCTTCATCGTCCCGAACGGCACCCCCGGGTTCGAGGTCGGACGCAAGCTGCGCAAGCTCGGGTGGCACGCTTCGGATACGCGCGAGCTTGCTTTCACCGACTGCTTCGTGCCCGAGGAGAACCTGCTCGGGGAGCCGGGACGCGGGTTCCGCCAGTTCCTGGCCCAACTGGACGACGGCCGCATCGCCATCTCGGCCCTCGCGGTGGGACAGTCGCAGGGGTGCCTAGACGAGTGCCTGTCCTACGTTCGCGAGCGCAAGCAGTTCGGCAAGTCCATCGGCGAGTTCCAGGCCATCCAGTTCAAGCTCGCCGACATGGCGACCAAGATCCACCACGCCCGCCTCGCCGTCTACCACGCCGGCCGTCTGCGACAGGACGGCAAGCCGTACAAGCAGGAGGCGTCGATGGTTAAGCTGTTCTCAACCGAGATGGCCGTGGACATCGCCCGGGAGGCCGTCCAGGTGCACGGGGGCTACGGCTTCATCGAGGAGTTCCCCGTCGCACGCTTCTACCGCGACGCCAAGGTGCTGGAGATCGGCGAGGGAACCAGCGAGGTCCAGCGCATGATCATCGCCCGCCAGCTCGGCATGGACCCCGGCACCCGACCCCGGGGAGCCTGA
- a CDS encoding protein meaA yields the protein AAWLLALYVAVADEQGAPRTALRGTTQNDILKEYLSRGTYAFPPDPSIRLTADTIEFTGREMPKWNPVNVCSYHLQEAGAGPVSEIAYTLANAICYLDAVRDRGMLTPERVGAISFFCNAGIRFVEEMCKLRAFGVLWDRITRERYGVEDERLRRFRYGLQVNSLGLTASQPENNVYRVLLEMLGPTLSKNGRARAVQLPAWNEALGLPRPWDQQWSLRAQQILAYETDLLEYEDLFEGSTVVQAKVDELVEAAQSELDRVLELGGSLKALQSMKEQLVTEHARRLRAIDAGDTTVVGVNAFEMTEPSPLLGDGDMHILKVSAETQAEQVERLEQFRAGRDPRAVSGALDALRRCAASGENVMPASIEAAKAGVTTGEWAGALREVFGDYRAPTGVGAGSPSTLPGSESLVEARRRVAEAASRLGVPRLRMLVGKPGLDGHSNGAEQVAVRARDLGIEVVYPGIRLTPAEVAGIAADEDVHLVGLSVLSGAHDLVVPEVIDALRARGVDPARVPVVVGGIIPDDDASKLLELGVARIFTPKDHDLTRNLVESAGLVGR from the coding sequence TGACCGCCGACACGATCGAGTTCACCGGACGGGAGATGCCGAAGTGGAACCCGGTCAACGTCTGCTCGTACCACCTGCAGGAGGCAGGCGCGGGACCGGTCTCGGAGATCGCCTACACGCTCGCCAACGCCATCTGCTACCTCGACGCCGTCCGCGACCGCGGGATGCTCACCCCCGAGCGGGTCGGAGCGATCTCGTTTTTCTGCAACGCCGGGATCCGCTTTGTGGAGGAGATGTGCAAGCTGCGGGCCTTCGGCGTGCTGTGGGACCGGATCACGCGCGAGCGTTACGGCGTCGAAGACGAGCGGCTTCGTCGCTTCCGCTACGGCCTGCAGGTGAACTCGCTGGGCCTGACCGCGTCCCAACCGGAGAACAACGTGTACCGGGTGCTGCTGGAGATGCTCGGTCCGACCCTGTCGAAGAACGGGCGAGCCCGGGCCGTCCAGCTTCCAGCCTGGAACGAGGCCCTCGGCCTCCCGAGGCCGTGGGACCAGCAGTGGTCACTGAGGGCCCAGCAGATCCTGGCCTACGAAACCGACCTGCTGGAGTACGAGGACCTGTTCGAAGGGTCCACGGTCGTGCAGGCAAAGGTGGACGAGCTCGTGGAGGCGGCGCAGAGCGAGCTGGACAGGGTCCTGGAGCTGGGCGGGTCGCTGAAGGCGCTTCAGTCCATGAAGGAGCAGCTGGTTACCGAGCACGCGCGGCGCCTGCGGGCCATCGACGCCGGCGACACCACGGTCGTGGGCGTCAACGCCTTCGAAATGACCGAGCCTTCCCCGCTGCTGGGCGACGGCGACATGCACATCCTGAAGGTCTCCGCGGAGACCCAGGCCGAGCAGGTCGAGCGGCTCGAGCAGTTCCGCGCCGGGCGCGACCCCCGGGCGGTCTCCGGCGCCCTGGATGCGCTCCGACGATGCGCGGCCTCGGGCGAAAACGTCATGCCGGCGTCGATCGAAGCCGCCAAAGCGGGCGTCACGACCGGTGAGTGGGCGGGGGCCCTGCGTGAGGTGTTCGGGGACTACCGGGCCCCCACCGGCGTCGGGGCGGGCTCACCGTCGACGCTTCCGGGATCGGAGTCGCTCGTGGAGGCGCGGCGCAGGGTGGCGGAGGCCGCCTCCCGGCTGGGCGTGCCGCGCCTGCGCATGCTGGTCGGCAAGCCGGGACTGGACGGCCACTCCAACGGGGCCGAGCAGGTGGCGGTCCGGGCTCGGGACCTGGGCATCGAGGTCGTCTACCCCGGGATCCGGCTCACGCCGGCCGAGGTGGCGGGGATCGCCGCGGATGAGGACGTCCACCTGGTGGGGCTCTCCGTGCTGTCGGGCGCGCACGACCTGGTCGTCCCAGAGGTGATCGACGCCCTGCGGGCACGGGGGGTGGACCCGGCCCGCGTGCCTGTCGTGGTCGGAGGCATCATCCCGGACGACGACGCCTCCAAGCTCCTGGAGCTGGGAGTGGCGCGGATCTTCACCCCCAAGGACCACGACCTGACCCGCAACCTCGTGGAGAGCGCAGGCCTGGTCGGCCGCTGA
- the cax gene encoding calcium/proton exchanger: MSVAVQQRNILKPRLNWLLVFVPISLYAELIAHNELLAFFTAAAAILPLAGLIGHATDELAIHVGPRLGGILNATFGNVTELIIAVFLVLRGEFETVKASLTGSILGNLLLVLGLSLLLGGLRHSEQKFNAKAASVHSASLVLAVIGLLMPALFLLTAGRTNFVQREVLSGVVAAVLMVLYVGALIFTLVTHQHLFRTPHEHEEPKWSKAKALTLLVVAAGLVALEAEVLVGAMEPTVERLGLSRMFVGLIVVPIIGNAAEHSAAILFAMRNKMDIALEIAIGSSTQIALFIAPALVFISLATGHPMDFLFSPFEIAAVGLSTLIVAQIAGDGESNWLEGAQLVGAYVIIAMSFFFLQG; this comes from the coding sequence ATGAGCGTGGCGGTCCAGCAGCGGAACATCCTCAAGCCCCGGCTCAACTGGCTGCTGGTATTTGTCCCGATATCGCTCTACGCGGAGCTGATCGCCCACAACGAGCTGCTGGCGTTCTTCACGGCGGCGGCCGCCATTCTGCCGCTGGCCGGGCTGATCGGCCACGCCACAGACGAGCTGGCCATCCATGTCGGCCCGCGGCTCGGCGGCATCCTCAACGCGACCTTTGGCAACGTCACCGAGCTGATCATCGCGGTGTTCCTGGTCCTGCGGGGTGAGTTCGAGACGGTCAAGGCGTCGCTGACGGGGTCGATCCTGGGCAACCTGCTGCTGGTGCTGGGATTGTCCCTGCTGCTCGGCGGGCTGAGGCACTCCGAGCAGAAGTTCAACGCCAAGGCGGCGTCGGTGCACTCTGCGTCGCTGGTGCTCGCGGTGATCGGACTGCTCATGCCGGCCCTGTTCCTGCTGACGGCCGGGCGGACGAACTTTGTCCAACGGGAGGTCCTGAGCGGGGTGGTGGCCGCGGTGCTGATGGTGCTGTACGTGGGGGCGCTGATCTTCACGCTCGTGACCCACCAGCACCTGTTCCGGACGCCGCACGAGCACGAGGAACCCAAGTGGTCCAAGGCCAAGGCGCTGACCCTTCTGGTCGTGGCGGCCGGCCTGGTCGCCCTGGAGGCCGAGGTGCTCGTGGGGGCCATGGAGCCGACGGTCGAGCGGCTGGGACTGTCCCGGATGTTCGTGGGGCTGATAGTCGTGCCGATCATCGGCAACGCCGCCGAGCACAGCGCGGCGATCCTGTTCGCCATGCGCAACAAGATGGACATCGCCCTGGAGATCGCCATCGGTTCGTCCACCCAGATCGCCCTTTTCATCGCCCCGGCGCTGGTGTTCATCAGCCTCGCCACGGGCCACCCGATGGACTTCCTGTTCTCGCCGTTCGAGATAGCCGCGGTCGGGCTTTCGACGCTGATCGTGGCCCAGATCGCCGGCGACGGGGAGAGCAACTGGCTCGAGGGGGCCCAGCTCGTGGGGGCCTACGTGATCATCGCGATGTCGTTTTTCTTCCTCCAGGGCTGA
- a CDS encoding S8 family serine peptidase gives MRSSVRLISTFLVAALSAATLAVAPPAGAQAPSPPGSVKEHLLSLPTDVMQPELEAKLAAAQPGDRIQVLAQFKTMDVRPADIQRMIDLGFVSLVKLRMLPIVFGIGTPDMIRALAADPATRRIEFNQQMEYSLERSTKTIKADEGVWNRYVKEGDRIGLPVDGSGVTIAVIDSGVDATHPDLELGRKTVANYKFLGTSEAGFARQEAHGEVVAGIGLWAPVANSDVTSVHGTHVAGIAAGSGAASTNTTLLGYGAPTARERRGVAPGANILGLGAGDAILVLNALTAFDFVYTEIKDYGNPFNIRVINNSWGGAGEFDPASFISQAVMVLSYDMGRHNQHIVFAAGNSGQSTNNVGKNSLWARIPATIGVANVSRNGKVPNDADDLTTALASDSSRGVNGRPETFPDVAAPGTGIISALAHANTATPYVPLHGTSMAAPHVAGAIALMLQANPDLKLAGVPDDFAANAPAPYRDTFMNQITEAEWILKATATHVTGSFSQLPGSTYIAGSSHSPHDGYGLIDAERAVAAAFALRRLRATNPAATVADAVAAAPALIEDVTETYNNVDTLSTAWAGRVLVEGTPALTIRQENPLTVPANWSSLKLGLSWNGEHRLSGPDYGSGDDDTTAPVPADLDLQLSFIRKSNGAVARTIITSPAAPAPVAGKQITLTPSSSFTGPTGVVTALSDAVVGDPTKPWQVSVVTQEGLAGGVDYAVVADLAHMGLAEIGSNSTTSPDCTNAASCPADVLVRWGDWKDSDNGQGSGHVESDTGKSHKVAMKYYNLGTTGLSWSAPGNGTAGSSKFDPRAAVGAPLPSPVHRLSTSAWTAWHTDMVVQPPDLAVSTLELLGAVTGQYSDQATLSAKLLVDGIARGGKTVSFNLGAQNLTAQTNSSGIATVTTRLLQAPASYPLTASYLGETTIAASAVSGTFDVLKDDSTLSLQVAPGPAGAALLNAKLLDADTPGTVLVGRTIEFQQGGSPVGTAIVDPSGIAQLTVPGADPAAGEFAATFAGDTFYEGAVSAPAAYVPHLITLTSVTNPIRDRNANAVAASGTTTPGSTVAVVVSDGPRSLPAATSVAGATGAWAVSNIDTRPLADGTLTFTATSTTPSGSVAQAVGESTKTTSPKAPSIQIRHDGFGYITADQRPEALEIKVTHNGPSPAVLGVTLTDSAGTALPVEAPEIAVGETKTLTVDATSLVDGPLTARAANGSQAATVVAVMDRVKPQVTVGTPAVPALSTPVFGTLSFSGTATDATSPIRSVVVSLKNSAGREAGRVNASRGSPASSSTTWKASFSHLFLMPGEYTATAYSVDEAGLTSDLASATALVI, from the coding sequence ATGCGTTCATCCGTACGCCTGATCTCGACCTTTCTCGTAGCGGCCCTTTCCGCCGCCACGCTGGCCGTCGCGCCGCCCGCGGGGGCCCAGGCCCCCTCGCCGCCGGGGTCCGTGAAGGAGCATCTGCTCTCGCTGCCGACCGACGTCATGCAGCCGGAGCTTGAGGCAAAGCTCGCCGCCGCGCAGCCCGGCGATCGGATCCAGGTGCTGGCTCAGTTCAAGACGATGGACGTCCGGCCCGCGGACATCCAGCGCATGATCGACCTGGGGTTCGTCTCCCTGGTGAAGCTGCGGATGCTGCCGATCGTGTTCGGCATCGGCACCCCCGACATGATCCGGGCGCTTGCGGCCGACCCCGCCACCCGCCGCATCGAGTTCAACCAGCAGATGGAGTACTCCCTCGAGCGGTCGACCAAGACGATCAAGGCGGACGAGGGCGTCTGGAATCGTTACGTGAAGGAAGGCGACAGGATCGGCCTCCCAGTCGACGGGTCAGGCGTAACCATCGCGGTCATCGACTCCGGTGTGGATGCTACGCACCCGGATCTGGAACTGGGTCGTAAGACCGTTGCCAACTACAAGTTCCTCGGCACGAGCGAAGCCGGATTCGCCAGGCAGGAGGCCCATGGGGAAGTTGTAGCGGGCATCGGGCTTTGGGCCCCGGTGGCCAACAGCGACGTCACCTCCGTCCACGGAACGCACGTGGCCGGGATCGCGGCCGGTTCCGGCGCGGCGAGCACGAACACGACCCTGCTTGGGTACGGTGCCCCCACTGCTCGCGAGCGGCGGGGAGTCGCCCCCGGGGCCAACATCCTGGGCCTGGGTGCTGGTGACGCGATCCTGGTGCTCAACGCCCTGACCGCTTTCGACTTCGTCTACACAGAGATCAAGGACTACGGGAACCCGTTCAACATCCGGGTGATCAACAACTCCTGGGGCGGCGCCGGGGAGTTCGACCCGGCGTCGTTCATAAGCCAGGCCGTGATGGTCCTGTCCTATGACATGGGCAGACACAACCAGCACATCGTGTTTGCGGCGGGCAACTCCGGACAGAGCACCAACAATGTCGGCAAGAACAGCTTGTGGGCGCGGATTCCGGCCACGATCGGGGTGGCTAACGTGAGCAGGAACGGCAAGGTGCCGAACGACGCGGACGACCTCACCACCGCTTTGGCCAGCGACTCATCGCGCGGGGTGAACGGGCGCCCCGAGACATTCCCGGACGTCGCCGCCCCAGGTACGGGCATCATCAGCGCCCTCGCGCACGCCAACACGGCGACCCCCTACGTCCCACTCCACGGGACGTCGATGGCGGCCCCACACGTGGCCGGGGCAATTGCGCTGATGCTCCAGGCAAACCCCGATCTCAAGCTGGCGGGCGTGCCCGACGACTTCGCAGCCAACGCGCCTGCGCCCTACAGAGACACGTTCATGAACCAGATCACCGAAGCGGAGTGGATCCTGAAGGCCACGGCGACGCACGTAACCGGCTCCTTTAGCCAGCTTCCTGGCTCCACCTACATCGCGGGCTCCTCGCACTCCCCTCATGACGGCTACGGCCTGATCGACGCCGAACGGGCGGTGGCCGCGGCGTTTGCCCTGCGCCGCCTTCGGGCGACGAACCCCGCGGCAACCGTCGCCGACGCCGTTGCGGCGGCTCCCGCCCTGATCGAGGACGTGACGGAGACGTACAACAACGTCGACACGCTCTCCACCGCGTGGGCCGGGCGTGTCCTGGTCGAGGGGACACCGGCACTCACGATTCGTCAGGAAAACCCCCTGACGGTGCCGGCCAATTGGAGCTCGCTCAAGCTCGGCCTGTCGTGGAACGGCGAACACCGTCTTTCCGGCCCGGACTACGGGTCCGGTGACGACGACACGACCGCACCCGTCCCGGCCGACCTCGACCTGCAGTTGTCCTTCATCCGCAAGTCCAATGGCGCCGTGGCCCGCACGATCATCACCTCGCCCGCGGCCCCCGCACCGGTAGCCGGCAAGCAGATCACGCTCACCCCCAGCTCCTCCTTCACCGGTCCCACCGGCGTCGTCACCGCTCTTTCCGACGCCGTAGTCGGGGATCCGACCAAGCCGTGGCAGGTGTCGGTGGTCACTCAGGAGGGCCTCGCGGGTGGAGTGGACTACGCGGTGGTGGCCGACCTCGCACACATGGGACTGGCGGAGATCGGCAGCAACTCCACGACCAGCCCGGACTGCACCAATGCGGCGTCGTGCCCGGCCGATGTGCTCGTCCGGTGGGGCGACTGGAAGGACTCGGACAACGGCCAGGGCTCCGGCCACGTCGAGTCCGACACGGGCAAGTCCCACAAGGTGGCGATGAAGTACTACAACCTGGGGACCACGGGGCTCAGCTGGTCTGCGCCCGGAAACGGAACTGCGGGGTCGTCCAAGTTCGACCCACGTGCCGCTGTAGGCGCACCTCTGCCGAGCCCGGTGCACCGCCTAAGCACCTCGGCCTGGACGGCCTGGCACACGGACATGGTCGTCCAGCCCCCGGACCTGGCGGTCTCAACCCTGGAGCTCCTGGGGGCGGTCACGGGGCAGTACTCGGATCAGGCAACGCTGTCCGCCAAGCTGCTCGTGGACGGCATCGCGCGCGGCGGCAAGACGGTGTCCTTCAACCTGGGGGCCCAGAACCTGACGGCCCAGACGAACTCCAGCGGCATCGCCACCGTGACGACGCGTCTCCTGCAAGCTCCTGCGTCCTACCCGCTGACCGCTTCGTATCTCGGGGAGACGACTATCGCCGCCTCGGCGGTGTCGGGGACCTTCGACGTGCTGAAGGACGACTCGACTCTGTCGCTCCAAGTCGCCCCCGGTCCCGCCGGGGCGGCCCTGCTGAATGCGAAGCTGCTGGACGCCGACACCCCCGGCACCGTGCTCGTCGGCAGGACAATCGAGTTCCAGCAGGGCGGCTCGCCGGTCGGAACCGCCATCGTGGACCCGAGCGGAATCGCCCAGCTCACAGTTCCCGGCGCAGATCCCGCGGCGGGCGAGTTCGCCGCCACCTTCGCCGGGGACACGTTCTACGAGGGCGCCGTCTCGGCCCCCGCGGCCTACGTGCCACACCTGATCACGCTGACGAGCGTCACCAACCCGATCCGGGACCGCAACGCCAACGCGGTGGCCGCGTCGGGGACGACCACCCCCGGCTCCACCGTGGCGGTTGTGGTTTCGGACGGCCCCCGGTCGCTGCCTGCGGCGACCTCCGTTGCCGGGGCCACGGGAGCCTGGGCCGTCTCGAACATCGACACCAGGCCGCTGGCCGACGGAACCTTGACCTTCACCGCGACATCCACGACCCCGAGCGGGAGCGTTGCGCAGGCGGTTGGGGAGTCGACCAAGACGACCAGCCCGAAGGCCCCCTCGATCCAGATCCGTCACGACGGATTCGGCTACATCACTGCGGATCAGCGTCCGGAGGCCCTGGAGATCAAGGTCACGCACAACGGTCCTTCGCCCGCCGTCCTCGGCGTCACCCTTACCGACTCGGCCGGGACGGCCCTGCCGGTCGAGGCGCCGGAGATTGCCGTGGGCGAGACGAAGACCCTGACGGTCGACGCTACGTCCCTGGTGGACGGCCCCCTCACTGCGCGGGCCGCCAACGGGTCCCAAGCCGCGACGGTGGTGGCGGTGATGGACAGGGTCAAGCCGCAGGTTACGGTCGGCACTCCGGCCGTGCCCGCTCTGTCCACGCCCGTTTTCGGGACGCTCAGCTTCTCCGGTACCGCGACGGACGCAACCTCGCCCATCCGCTCCGTCGTCGTCTCACTCAAGAACTCGGCGGGGCGCGAAGCCGGACGGGTCAACGCCTCCCGCGGCTCACCTGCTTCGTCCAGCACGACCTGGAAGGCGTCCTTCAGCCACCTGTTCCTGATGCCGGGTGAGTACACAGCCACGGCCTACTCGGTAGACGAGGCGGGTTTGACGAGCGACTTGGCCTCCGCCACGGCGCTCGTCATCTAG
- a CDS encoding AAA family ATPase: MLEAIADLSGLPVSGGGRNELGARHGPEQTSLLSKVLRPAFGKRPPDGYFLRAEFHAHFSSLLDERAADQDFERDPFTRYGGRSLHAQSHGEAFLSVVLHRMERGLFLLDEPEAALSPRRLLALLARMADLVAEGQTQFIVATHSPILLTHPEAEIFSFDESPPRRVALEDTSHYQITRGILESPERYGRALLAPDADD; the protein is encoded by the coding sequence GTGCTTGAGGCGATAGCCGACCTGTCCGGGCTCCCGGTTTCGGGAGGCGGACGCAACGAGCTGGGGGCCCGGCATGGACCGGAGCAGACGAGCCTTCTGTCGAAGGTGCTCAGGCCGGCCTTTGGCAAGCGGCCGCCGGACGGCTACTTCCTCAGGGCTGAGTTCCACGCGCACTTCTCGTCGCTGCTGGACGAGCGGGCGGCGGACCAGGACTTCGAACGCGACCCCTTCACCAGGTACGGCGGCCGTTCGCTGCACGCGCAGTCACACGGCGAGGCGTTTCTGTCCGTCGTGCTTCACCGCATGGAGCGGGGCCTGTTCCTGCTCGACGAGCCGGAGGCTGCGCTGTCGCCACGGCGTCTGCTCGCGCTGCTGGCTCGGATGGCGGATCTGGTTGCGGAAGGACAGACCCAGTTCATCGTCGCCACCCACTCTCCGATCCTGCTCACGCACCCGGAGGCCGAGATCTTCAGCTTCGACGAGTCCCCGCCGCGGCGCGTGGCGCTGGAGGACACGTCGCACTACCAGATCACGCGAGGGATCCTTGAGTCGCCGGAACGCTACGGGCGGGCTCTTCTGGCCCCCGATGCCGACGACTAG